The following are encoded in a window of Caretta caretta isolate rCarCar2 chromosome 19, rCarCar1.hap1, whole genome shotgun sequence genomic DNA:
- the FAM229A gene encoding protein FAM229A, with product MSSQETPQARRFPIEAGDSPSLVAAPETQEPVATEHTAARQLRRCPGCHCLTLPNVPIDVYIAMGGNGRPRTT from the exons ATGAGCTCCCAGGAGACCCCACAAGCTCGGAGATTTCCCATAGAGGCAGGAGATTCTCCCAGCCTGGTAGCTGCTCCAGAGACCCAAGAGCCAGTTGCCACTGAGCACACTGCAGCAAG gcagctgagaaGATGCCCCGGATGCCACTGCCTGACCCTGCCCAACGTTCCCATTGACGTTTACATTGCCATGGGCGGGAACGGGAGGCCACGGACCACCTAA